The following proteins are encoded in a genomic region of Dialister hominis:
- a CDS encoding phosphatase domain-containing putative toxin, which translates to MNRAAKRLLYLGAAVSLCLSMGWGAADAADLAGAPHEVVTAEQEMVLAAPQVILNPNIRYANAARTPYEAKVWRLDAPVGEKFPVNFRSTSDPFVKKHAGEKMYQGLEALHISGSAQPSADGFRGLIKEIRKHTNGPIYDIDLKQETHGFANGEAVSRYGKRNWGNVGKSLDQILAEENRTFAFLPGKTILISPPGARVREDRLQPLTVSEASTEKELTRELGIRYVRIPATDHIWPDPDTIDQMIALYRRLPKDSWLHFHCEAGKGRTTAFMAMYDMMRNPQLPMETILERQHAIGGNIVNYEGNGTNQWKNPYYKEKARMIKAFYEYVQQNHKTGYRMKWSEWLSKREAKTGPQRLK; encoded by the coding sequence ATGAACCGGGCAGCAAAACGTTTACTTTACTTGGGAGCCGCAGTTTCCCTTTGCCTTTCTATGGGATGGGGCGCAGCAGATGCCGCTGATCTGGCAGGAGCACCGCATGAAGTCGTGACGGCTGAGCAGGAAATGGTTCTGGCAGCACCACAGGTCATTCTGAATCCCAATATCCGTTACGCCAATGCAGCTAGAACTCCCTATGAAGCAAAAGTCTGGAGGCTCGATGCGCCGGTAGGAGAGAAATTTCCAGTGAATTTCCGCAGCACTTCTGATCCTTTTGTCAAGAAACATGCCGGGGAAAAGATGTATCAGGGACTTGAAGCTCTTCATATTTCAGGAAGCGCTCAGCCTTCCGCCGATGGATTCCGCGGATTGATCAAGGAAATCAGGAAGCATACGAACGGTCCGATCTATGATATAGATCTCAAGCAGGAAACGCATGGCTTTGCCAATGGCGAGGCTGTGAGCCGGTATGGCAAGAGGAACTGGGGTAATGTCGGGAAGAGCCTCGATCAGATTCTGGCAGAAGAAAACCGGACATTTGCTTTCCTTCCGGGGAAGACAATCCTGATCAGCCCGCCAGGGGCAAGAGTGCGCGAAGACCGCCTTCAGCCGCTGACCGTTTCTGAGGCTTCGACGGAAAAAGAACTGACGCGCGAATTAGGCATCCGCTATGTCCGCATTCCAGCCACGGATCATATCTGGCCCGATCCGGATACGATTGATCAGATGATTGCGCTCTACAGACGCCTGCCCAAAGACAGCTGGCTTCATTTCCACTGCGAAGCAGGAAAGGGAAGGACGACTGCCTTCATGGCCATGTATGACATGATGCGGAACCCGCAGCTTCCGATGGAAACAATTCTTGAACGACAGCATGCCATTGGCGGAAATATCGTCAATTACGAAGGCAACGGCACAAACCAGTGGAAGAATCCATACTACAAAGAGAAAGCCAGAATGATCAAAGCTTTCTATGAGTATGTACAGCAGAACCACAAGACGGGATACCGTATGAAGTGGAGCGAATGGCTTTCAAAAAGAGAAGCAAAAACCGGTCCGCAGCGTCTGAAATAG
- a CDS encoding alpha/beta fold hydrolase, whose protein sequence is MKSGIYTVSHGAHIYYEREGKGRPIVLIHGWGCSGRFYKKNVEGLKDRYEVITMDMRGHGRSSKMLDGYSIDRMAKDIHEVIEYLGLKDVLLMGWSMGGPTMLSYWKQFGKDRGHLAGLGLIDMTPFPFSPGEWNSHSLRNYNTEGFNQFAKSIQTDHAAFIKAFSQNIFQGGKIPEGFDWMKDEMMKLPVPIGIALYCDYCYSDYTDVLGTITVPTIVLSSNSGIFPRSIEQGTWIASQVPHGEFVPFEKGGHLLFWIESEKFNKAVSSFFDKI, encoded by the coding sequence ATGAAAAGCGGTATTTACACAGTCAGCCACGGCGCTCACATTTATTATGAAAGAGAAGGAAAAGGCCGCCCCATTGTTCTGATTCACGGCTGGGGATGCTCAGGCCGTTTCTACAAGAAAAATGTAGAAGGATTAAAAGACAGGTATGAAGTCATTACCATGGATATGAGGGGACATGGCCGGTCTTCCAAGATGCTTGACGGATACTCCATCGACCGCATGGCAAAGGACATCCATGAAGTCATTGAATACCTGGGACTGAAGGATGTCCTGCTCATGGGCTGGTCCATGGGCGGCCCGACCATGCTCTCCTACTGGAAGCAGTTCGGAAAAGACCGCGGCCATCTGGCTGGTCTTGGACTTATTGATATGACGCCATTCCCGTTCAGCCCGGGTGAATGGAATTCACACAGCCTCAGAAATTACAATACGGAAGGTTTCAACCAGTTTGCAAAATCTATCCAGACCGACCATGCTGCTTTTATCAAAGCATTCTCTCAGAATATTTTCCAGGGAGGAAAAATTCCGGAAGGATTTGACTGGATGAAGGATGAAATGATGAAACTTCCGGTTCCGATAGGAATTGCACTCTACTGTGATTACTGCTACAGCGATTACACTGACGTCCTTGGTACGATCACCGTTCCAACCATCGTTCTTTCCTCTAACAGCGGTATTTTCCCGCGGAGCATAGAACAGGGGACCTGGATTGCTTCCCAGGTTCCGCATGGGGAATTCGTTCCTTTCGAAAAAGGCGGACACCTCCTCTTCTGGATTGAATCCGAAAAATTCAACAAGGCAGTTTCCTCCTTCTTTGATAAAATCTAA
- a CDS encoding DUF6020 family protein encodes MPYLTIHGRLGRASLFGGIPLGIAIWYTIKIFRMDDQELLRSALDPVLALSDIPFLVLFAFIGFALMQSLVQLLLCVRILPHKSLGRKWFPVLAGTMFLYDLIFLLAFYPAPGMNDTVFMMDNPKYAGVQFPWLYSLIYGYGAEAARKLFGTREVSIFILSCLQLAVISAVLTRFSFWVKEHVDENAGYILYLYFLLFPMSGNYAIAAVRDGLFSAALLVWMWLFITKRKEKWERGRYILLTAAALGLMLLRSNGAAAAVLMAAFLMYHNPSWKKILAVILCCLVISIVPGRMILHEMNEEPLFQESMGIPLQQMGRVLALDGSRSESTVLLMDHLLPEENWKNDYQPYTVDYVKWNDDFRRGWLNDHKKEFLLAWADTGLKNPRLYLEGWMTQTYGLWSLIPGAYDVQSRFGWALTDENTKHMLPADNDRMAVGNFPMPSRLKSFLANFQYAGSQFLGAGFAFWLTILLSAAFYADRRSWCILAALPLLLNTATLLAATPAGYAFRYSFAYVWGLPVLLILLFLRPEKEEL; translated from the coding sequence ATGCCTTATCTGACAATTCATGGAAGACTGGGAAGGGCCAGCCTCTTTGGCGGGATTCCGCTAGGGATTGCCATCTGGTATACGATTAAGATTTTCCGGATGGATGATCAGGAACTGCTGCGCTCTGCTCTTGATCCGGTGCTGGCGCTGTCAGATATCCCGTTCCTCGTTCTCTTTGCTTTCATTGGCTTTGCATTGATGCAGAGTCTCGTGCAGCTTCTCCTTTGCGTAAGGATACTGCCGCATAAAAGCCTGGGGCGGAAATGGTTCCCTGTTCTTGCTGGCACCATGTTTCTTTATGATTTGATTTTCCTTCTCGCATTCTACCCGGCACCCGGGATGAATGATACGGTATTCATGATGGATAATCCGAAATATGCGGGCGTCCAGTTTCCGTGGCTCTATTCCCTCATTTACGGGTATGGAGCGGAAGCAGCAAGGAAGCTATTCGGCACGCGGGAAGTATCCATCTTTATCCTTTCCTGTCTGCAGCTTGCTGTCATCTCAGCCGTGCTTACAAGATTTTCCTTCTGGGTGAAGGAGCACGTGGATGAAAATGCAGGGTACATTCTTTACCTATACTTTCTTCTCTTTCCGATGTCTGGAAATTATGCTATCGCAGCTGTCAGGGACGGGCTTTTTTCTGCCGCCCTTTTAGTATGGATGTGGCTTTTTATCACGAAAAGAAAAGAGAAATGGGAGAGAGGCAGGTATATTCTTCTGACAGCCGCCGCGCTTGGTCTGATGCTTCTTCGAAGCAATGGCGCCGCTGCCGCTGTTCTTATGGCGGCCTTTCTCATGTACCATAACCCGTCATGGAAAAAGATTCTGGCCGTCATTCTTTGCTGCCTGGTCATTTCAATTGTCCCCGGCCGCATGATTCTTCATGAAATGAATGAGGAGCCTCTTTTTCAGGAAAGCATGGGAATCCCTCTGCAGCAGATGGGAAGAGTGCTTGCGCTTGACGGCAGCCGGAGTGAGAGCACGGTTCTTCTGATGGACCATCTCCTTCCTGAAGAAAACTGGAAAAATGATTACCAGCCATATACGGTTGATTACGTCAAGTGGAATGATGATTTCAGACGCGGCTGGCTGAATGACCATAAGAAAGAATTCCTCCTTGCATGGGCAGATACGGGATTGAAAAATCCGCGCTTATATTTGGAGGGCTGGATGACACAGACCTATGGCCTTTGGTCCTTGATTCCAGGCGCTTATGATGTGCAGTCCAGATTTGGCTGGGCTCTGACCGATGAGAATACGAAACATATGCTTCCGGCGGACAATGACAGGATGGCCGTAGGAAATTTTCCCATGCCTTCCCGATTAAAATCATTCCTTGCCAATTTCCAGTATGCAGGAAGCCAGTTTCTGGGAGCCGGCTTTGCCTTCTGGCTGACGATTCTTCTGTCGGCTGCATTCTATGCGGATCGCAGGAGCTGGTGCATCCTTGCAGCACTTCCGCTTTTACTGAATACCGCGACGCTTCTTGCCGCAACGCCTGCGGGATATGCCTTCCGTTATTCCTTTGCTTACGTATGGGGGCTGCCGGTTCTTTTGATCCTTTTGTTCTTAAGGCCGGAAAAGGAAGAGTTGTAA